A stretch of DNA from Schizosaccharomyces osmophilus chromosome 2, complete sequence:
CTTAAAATTTCGCTGCCATTTCTAAACACCGAAAATGAAACGGTATAGCCGATGATAAAAAGAGCtgttatattttttgaaaagctaTCATTTCGAGTATTCGATATCTTTATCATGTGTAATAATGTTCCAAGGTGCTGGAAAACAACGTCGTAATCCTTCATACTTAAAAGCAGCCCTAAGCTTCGAGACATTGTATCTCTTAACTGGGCCGGAGCAACCAATGTTTGCTTCATAAGGTCTTCTTCCGAGAACTCCACTACGATGTCAGGTGAAGTGAGAGATAAAAGTTGGTTAAATGTATAGGTAGCTTCCTGACAATGTAATAGCACGCCTTCAAAGAGAAACCGGAAAAAGGGTTGCAAGTATTTAACAGACGAAAGTAGCTGAGCAAACTCTCTTCTTAAATTAAGATCTGATTTTAGTAGAGAGTCAAATAAATCATTATCATCACATATCTCAAGATCTTTGGTTATATGGTAAGCCATACACCTTTTGACGAAACCAAGCATTGATGAACAAACCTCAACGCTAAAACTTTTCCATAACGCTTCTGGATTGTATTCGGCAATAAGATGTAAAATAGCATCATCTGGATTAGGGTAGACAGCGGACGGTGTTGAAGAATCCCTTACTTTGGCAAAGTCAAAATAAACGTTATTATGTAGGAGCCACCTAGATAAGAAAAGGCccttttttgcttcctcgGATagtaaagaaggaaaaacagTAGGAtcttgaatttttaaacATAAAAACCTCGAAGGAAGGAACTGAAATGGGAATGCAACTAAAAGATAGCGAAGAGAAGACGAGGCGGCAGGTGAGTTCGGTGTAGTAACCATATATTTTTCGATAATAGGCAACAGCTCGTAAGGAGAATGATAGttcttaaaaaatggaagaattatTGATAATGACTCATCTATAGCTACACGTACATCCGGGGATTCGACTTGCAATGCAGACAGTAGAGTAGAGAGTAATGAAGTAGAAACTAATTCGGAATTCGACTTTGCTAACAATCCAATAGAAGTATACAAAAATCCTCGCAAAAGTTCATTACTAATTGTcgaatttgaaagaattttaaaGATATCTTCCAAAATACCAGCAGCTCTCGGTTTTAGAAAATTTGGATCTGCATTAGCTGATATCCATCGTGTGAATTGAATTAATCTGGACTGCAAAGTAGGTGGTGCTTCAAGGATAAGTTTGATGCAATTCAATGAATTTGGATTTGTGCAGACCATATTGCTACGTAAGAGATACTGCAAGGCTTTATTCCTTAAGGAAACGGGAATAGAAAATCTTAAACGTAGGTCGTCAACGTAAAACTCATCTAACACAATGTCTAACAGTATTTTAACGtgatttgtattttcaaCGTCCGGGGCTCCATTTGTATTGCGTACCAAATCATCAGCTAGCTGAGCAACTTCTTTGTGTGAATCGGAAGAAGCGAAGAAATAGGCAAGCCAATTCCATGTTTTTGGCCATTCGGATTTTTCGAACCAGCTCAAAACTCCTCTCCGGTACTCTACTGTTTTTTGGTTATGTTGTAACTCGGTAAAAACAGTCTGAGAAgattgaattaaaaaaaagcaagaaagtATAAAGCAAACTTCTTTGGTACATGTAATTGATGGAATAGGATGTATCATTTCTAAAAGGCGAATCGTTAAGCTTAATAAAACAATCGGATGTTTATTCACATGACTTAAGCAAACTTGCAATAATTCAACATCAGGGGAAGAAGGTAGTCTGGTTTTTCCTATGGTGATAAAAGCCACCAGAAAACGTTTCCGTAGCGGTTGAGTTGCATCAATATACTGTTTGACAAGAGCAAGCATAGGTAATTGTAAATTCGTTTCACTTGTAATTCGTGTCATAACATGATTCGCAATTGTTATAGTCTTATTTCTAACGGGTTCGCAAGGTGAATCGAGCTTCAAAAGGATGGGAGGCAAATACACAGAAATCAACGATTGGAAAGATTCTGAGCTTTTGGCTAGTGCGAGCTTGAATTCAGCTCCATTCAATAGTCTCAATTCTGCATCAGCCATTGTTGTTTTATTAAGAGAAAGCAAGTTTGCGTTTTTGTAAGTTTCTAGCGGGTTTTGTGATGACTAAATCGAAAATTATCAAGGAATGTTCGGAAAgattaaaaaagtaaacaaaaaattaattattcAAAGATAGAATAATAATAGGGAcgataaaaacaaagttgcAATGGTATAAAAGCTTGGTCAAAACAGAAGTGGTTAATACCTCCGTGATTCTGTGACCAAGTTATCTGTATTCACAGTCGGAGGTGAAACAACAACTTTaggaatttttggaaatgagATTTGCTGTAGTTTGGCCGATGGAGGCACTAAAACCTCTTCGTCAGAATCTGTTGAGTTGGTTCTCTCTAAGCTGTTTTGAGTCGGAGCCTTGGAAAAATCTAATTGTAAAACCGCATTCGTGATTGAAGGAAAGGTGAGtccaatttttgaaagccGATTCAAAAAGGCAGGAATAGTTGTATTTGTTAGAGCTTTTGCAATGGCATCGGTGAAATGGTTGCAGTTTTGCGACAACAAAGAATAGGAGGTACCTGTGAATTCCTTGCTTAGACGCGTAATTATTTCGTCTATCTCAAATTTTGTAAGCTTACAAGGTGGTAAAGGAATAGAACAACGCCATCGACAGCCTTCCAAAGGAGGTTTGGGCACAGTTACAAAGACGCCAGTAGCATTCGGAATAGCATGAGCACCATAAGCATactcttttccttctaaaACAAAACCCGTATGATAGATGCCAAGTCCCAATGTCCAAGCGACCCTACTTAGAGGAAAATTCTGCATTAAATCGTACACATTGATATAAGCTTCCATTGAGAACTACTTGGCGAAAGACAGGAAGAAGTAGAGTAAAGCCTgaccttttctttaaaaataatagtaaaataaaactacAAATACCTgcttgcaaaaaaaaaataataatatgTTTACCACCGGATGGAAGTTGTGAATACCAGCTATCGCTCCTTGGCGACGgtctttgtttatattttttggggatgaaacaacaaaaaatgcAATTCAACTacaacaaaggaaaaaagtgATATAGGTTCTATGCTTCATTTATACTATTAAAACTACTGTACATTAGTCTTAGCATATGAAATTAATAAGGCAAGgcgtaaaaaaaatgaatgatCAGGAAAGAACGTATTTTAGTCAAGATATCAATTATTTCCTAAACCAGAAGCAGTCTTGGTGGCCTGCTCTATACCACGAGCAATTGTACTACGGATTTTTCCATCTTCCAATGCCAACAATCCACTAATAGTGCAGCCAGCTGGAGTAGAAACATCGTTACGAATCTTTGCAGGATGTTGACCTTGTAAAACCATTTGTCCGGTACCAACCATGGTTTGAGCGGCAAGTTCCTGAGCTTGTGCAAAAGGAATTCCCATCATAACACCACCATCAGTCATGGCTTCAATCATAGTAGCAACGAAGGCAGGTCCACTACCACACATGGCGGTGGAAGCATCAATGAGTTTTTCAGGAAGCTTCATAGTACGTCCGATACCGTTGAATGCCCATTCAGCAAACTCCACATCCGCCTCCGTAGCATTAGGGGCAGGGCAAAGCACGCTCATACTTTCACGGATACGACTAGCGGTGTTGGGCATGATACGAATAATACGAGTGCTGTCATCCAACAAATTCTTTAGGGAATCTATTGTCTTGCCGGCCAAAATAGATAAGATCAGCTTTCCTTTTAGGGCTTCCTTCATGCCTGGAGCACCTAAAACATCTTCAGCACCTTGAGGCTTACAACTGAGCAACAAAACGTCGCTTGCTGCTGCTTTTTgtacattttcttcatctgtTACGGAGATTCCAACGTCTCCAGCAAACAGCTTCTCAATCTCTATGGCTTCTTGAACAAACTTCACACAAGCATAGAATTTGTCGGGAACCGATATGTTCTTAGAAGCTTGTTCATCTTGCTCTTTAATTGAGTCAAAGATACCGGTCAAGAGGGCCTTGCCCATAGTACCACATCCGAGCACACAAAATCCTGTCATATTACTATATCCTTCTGTTCCTTTGCCAGTAGTTGGCCCTCAATGAACTCAGGAATGGTGAAAAGACTTCTGCATATAATCTTGATCTGTTTGGTATATCATGAATTAAGATGTCTCGTTGACCTTCCTTATGCGCTTTTTCGGATATCACTATAACTCTGTTAAAATTGTCGACTTCCCTGTTGTAGACATACTATTATATAACAAATACTATTGTACTATACTATACAGGTTTTTGGTCTTTAGAAGTATGGATTGTTTTTATACTGGTtaaaattggttttttaaactTTTAAAGAGCATTTTTTGAGTACAAATGCGAATTATTAAACCAGTATGGATGGAGAGGAAGTCATCACGAAACGTTGGTTGTTGACGCGTAAATATTCGACACTCCTCTCTACGACACACAACGCCAGGTTTGTGAAAAAGCTTGAATTCTTGggcttttttctttttttttctttcttttttgtcttttgattttaaaaatgtcaaattttcaatattGTATTGAGTGTAACAACATGCTGTACGATTATTCTAAGTTGATGTTTGGAAACAGGGTCTGACCAAAAAATCTTGTTAGATATCCAAGAGAGGATAAAGTCACCAGAATTCTTCGATTAGCCTGCAGAAATTGTGACTATTCAGAGGTATGTTGTTGATTTCACTTGGTTCAATTCTATACAGATTCTTGAGATCTTCTTCGTTTGAGCACAAGACTCAATTTTCTATCTAGTTGAAGTTTTATTGAAACATCTGTATTTGAAACTAACTTCTTCCAGGTTGCTGCCAGTAGCAAGGTCTATCGACATGAGTTGATGACATCGAATGTGTATGTGCATGCTCTTACAGAAAACAAGCACAAAATTACTAACACTATAATGAAAGCGAAGGTCTTCATTTCTCTCAAGATGCTGCAACTGATTACACCCTTCCACGgactgaaaaagaatgtccTCGTTGTCACCATCATGAAGCCGTTTTCTACCAGATGCATTCACGCCGCGGCGATTCAAGAATGgtatgtttttattttattttattttattttcattcaacGAATGCTAATATTATAGACGTTGGTATACGTGTGCGCAGGTTGCGGTTTTGCATACGAGGATCAATAACTCATGAAGtcacacaaaaaaaagtaagtttCTTAGGAATTACGGATAGTTTACGAGCCGTTTGCGTTGGTATCATTGTCATCCTGACCTTTaagtttctttcatattACGATACTGGTTTGACTGATAGGGCCAGCCACTCGAAGTGAATATCGATTCACCAGCCACCTGGTGACATACCTCTTCGTTGTTTATAATGGCCCTTCCCTCCTTACCTTACTATATCCAAAGAGTATATTTTGTgcattcataaaaaataggGAGTGAAGGCCGTCGTTTTGTCCATCTTTTGTTACTATTTAGAACTATCGTCTTATTCACTGATTGAcgaacagaagaaaaaaagaaaaagatttttgattgaaaaaataataataatactACTATAAAGTTTCCTATCCGGACGTGCCGAGACTGAACGCCTTTGACTCTTTTTATCAAAGATGAGTGTAGGTGCTGCCCAACAAAGCCAACATGCCAAGTCGTATTTGGCCGATATTCACAGAGCTCTTAGGATACCATCTCCTATACCTAGTACAGACTACGAGGGCTCAGACTACGCTTCAAGTTTGGTTTCCTTGTCAAGAAGAAACACGAGAGATCTTGAAAAGGAACATAGTAACGTTTCTTCCGTCTCTGCATCCATTGACGATACTGACGTGACAGAGGAAAACGATAGTTTTGCTTACGATCAAGGCCGTCTAAGCTCAAGCTTCAATGATATTGACATCTCAGATACCTCAGGCAGGGATGAAAAGTCACCCAGGTCTTCAATCAACTCACTTCCCGGTCTCAATGTCACTCAAAACCTGGTAAACTTGTCCGATATTCACTCTCGGAGCAACTCTAAATCCAGTACGGCTTCGGCTCATTCCTCCGCTACTCAAAAATCGCTTACTTCAACCCAATGCAGAAGCCCTTTTTCTAATAGAAGCTTCGACAATTTGGTAATTCCCAAGAAAAACCCGGCACGCTCAATGAGTAATAACATGACTAATCcatcaaaagaattaatACGAGAGGATTCTAATGCCATTTCGGATAATGCCCTATCGTCGTCTCCTATGAATTACAATATGGAATCCCCAATTCAGCATACACACACCCCTTCTGATTCGAGCTTTTCTAACAGTATTGTCAGTAGCGTTAGCGATATAGTAGGAACTGGAAAGCCAGTAAGCAGCATTGCCTCTTTCGGATTTTCTGATGATTCCTACTCTTTTCAAGAAGTCCATACACCCCATGTATCCGATGAAGAAACAACCCCACAAGAAAACAGAACTGATATTTATCGGTCGAATTctattgatgaagaagagaacCCAATATCTTCTATGGAATCATCAATGCGTTCTCAAGAATGTACTTTGGATGACGATAATCATCTCACTCTACTTCCTAAAGTTATGTCTTTGCCGGATCCTAGATTTACGAATGTTTTGTCGGCTTTTGATGCATTGACTAGAAAGTATTTGCTTCGAGAGAACTCGAAGGTTGTGCATGCATCAAGCAATGAAGGTTTTTCGCCTCCATCTAAACGTGTTGTGAATTCATGTTTCATGCCTGCTAGAGATGAGTCGATCTACAGCCGATACTCTTTATCTACTCCAAATTCGCAAGGTAGAGGTCGACTCTATGTTCGTTTGGAAGGGATCCGAAACTTAACAATTCCTCTTGCCTCTGGTGTAACTACGAATTTCACATATCAGGTTAAGGGAAATAAAGGTACTGCTCCTTGGCAACCTTTGCATACTACCACAagcatagaaaaagaatatgtttttgatgaatctTCGGATCCTTCTATTGTTTGGACTTTGAGAGCAAGGTATGAGCCTCCTAAGACACGTTCTCGTTCCGGTTTAGGAAAGGTATTTTCGACAAGTCGACGTAAATCTTCTGTTATTGATCCTGTTTCAGAGGCTTTGCATGGTtatgttttgaaagatgGAACTTTTGGTGAAATCTCGTTAGATATAGATTCAATTAGTCGGAGTGCTCTTGGTAGATGCCAGTCCATGATGGTTCCAATTATCAATAAGTGGATAGTTGACCCTACAGTGCGTGATGCGAAGCCTTCTTCGCGAAAGATAGGTGACATGATGGTCCatgtttttgctttaccTACTTTACCCGTTTCTCCTAAGGAACTCCCTTCTTCAATTGAAGCAGCTATGGAAGACCTGAAACTTGCCGAATGGGATCGCACATTGTTGTGCGATGGTTATTTATGCCAACAAGGAGGGGATTGTCCTTATTGGCGTCGTCGCTATTTCCAATTAATTGGCTCAAAGCTTGTAGCCTTTCAACCTTTTACGAAGACACGTCGTGCAACCATTGAGCTATCTGAAGCCACCCACATCGTTGATGACAATCACTACAGtgatgaggaagaattGGAAGGTTATTTGTATTTCGAAGCCGGGTTCagaattattttcaaaaactcgGACTATATTGACTTCTATGCTGAGACGGttgaggaaaaagaagagtgGATGTCTACGCTTCGCCAGTATTTGGGTCAGTGTGCTCGGGTTCGTAAGAATTGGAcgaaaacatttctttcattgaCGGTATAGACAATGCACTGAAGTGGAAACGAGTGGGAGTTTGAGAATTTAATTGCATTTTTGGACTAAATATTTAAGCATTTATTACATACATTGGAATTACCATTATTGTTACTGTTTGTTGTGTTGAAGTTTTTATTGCATTCGGTACAATGCTTGAGCCTGATATTAATATTACGTTTTGGGTCACAATGCTGATTCGGGAGTCTTCTTTTACATAGTGATTGTTACAGTTGTCCTTGTCTCATCTAATTTAATCATCTACATGTCGGGCTTTAGAAACTATAATGGGAATTTTGTTGAGAAGTCGAACAGCTTGTACATAACGTTAGGTTTtgttgttattttttttattattaattAGATTGATTGAAGAAGACGGATGTTTTAGaaatattaataaatatatttgCATACGTTTAACTTTACCTTTGTCTACCAGTACTAACGCTTCCAAGCTAATAAACTGTAACTGAATAAATGCTAGTGTAAAGCAACTAGAAGTGGCTAAATGTAATTCTGTAATCTTATCGATTTTTTGCTTATTCACAGTATCGTGCTATTTCAAAGTTCCTGTCTATATGTTCAGAAACAATTTTCAAGCTTTATTGGAAATTCACAAGAGCTTTTTATACTCACATTTTGCATTATATACATGCCTATATGAATCTCTTGTTTgtgcttgtttttataattGCTCATAATTAATTGTTTACGAATTTGCTAACGACATATAGCAccttttcatccatttgaAAATCGATGAATTAGTATAATTGCTGAAAacttggtttgtttatagaaatgtaaacaaaccagaaATTGCATAAGTGTTACTTGTCATTGTAACCCACGGGTGGTTTAGCGCTTCATCAACTTGTATTCGTATTACGCAATAGCGATACTGAACGTATCGGTGTCCCAGTCAATATGTTGCGTAAATGATGCGAAATTTCTTGCTGTATGTCAACTTGTCTTTCTTCACTTCTTTGCCAATTTGTTATATTTGACTATCAATTCTAAATGCGCTAGAAGCAAAGAATAAATTGGATTTGTTTTGGGGTAGCAATCCTTTTAATTTTGCCTTTCTATAGTGCTCTGCGAGTTTTTGCGAAAATTATTCTTTGGATACGAATAAACAGCTTTTTGACTTCTTTTTaagttgtttgttttcttatATATCTTCTTGTTTGAACTTGTTAAAGAATGTCGGAAAAAGAACTGAAAGTAGGTTTAAGCGATCCTCCTGCGTACAGCCATGTCAATGTTTACAATGTTGATCTCGAGAAGGGACTTCCTTTGTACACACAACAGGACACAAATAAATCACCCAATTCAGGTTCTTTGAAAGCcaaagagaagaaagatataGCTATGGATCAACTTGGCgattttcattcctttttagaTGAAAGGAAACGTGAAGCTTCACAATTCCTAAATCGGGAATTTCCCGACAATGTAGTTGTTAAGGAGAAATCGCAACGATTGTTATCTACAATTATTCCCTCTTTGGTGTGTGTCTGTGCGATATCTTACTACTTCCGAACATATACTTTTCTAGTCGATGGCTTTAAAGATTGGGGCAATTGGCCCTTGGGTCCTCTGATTATTCATGTTGTGATATTCATAGTATTTGtagctgcttttttttgtgagtTCAACCATTTCCAATTTATCGATACGTTTgattgtttactaacaaaaatattagGTCTTCATTCAATTATTCTCGGGACTGTTAGAAGATTACTTTATGTGGTCATCTTGATGGGTTGTATCCTTCCATTCCTATTCAGTGCTATCGGAAACATATACAGTGCTATTCACAGTGCTATCGGAAACATATACAGTGCTATTGGAAAAATCATTGGTATGGTCGTAGATATCTTGATGTACGGTGCAGGTACCATAATATGCGGTGTTGGCTATGGATTGTATTGCACTCTTTTAGCCTGTCTTGGTTTAAACTTTGTAAGCTCAACGGAGCACACGAGTTCGCCTACGCTTCCCAGCTATCAGCAAAGAGACAATGCACTTGCTCCTCCACCGACGGAtacaaatgaagaaatagagTTGCAGACTAATCCTAGTACTCAAATTTAGTTCCGTTCatttgtcttcttttctctaGTTTGTTTGGACTTTACTGCTAAGGCTGATCTCGATTGGTTATGAATTGCTTTGATGAACCATTATTTATAAactttattattatttcaattttagCTCGAATTGGCTTAAAACTAAGAAAGAATCATTGTATTAGTATGAGTTGATGACCGCAATTACAAGAAATGCATTTTAATTTCTCATTTCAAAGGCATTGAGTTGCTATGACCGCGGAAATTGAAAACGCAAGACTTACTGCAGCTACTctattaatttattatgACTAATATTGTTGAATTCCTTAATCAGACGACtttgaattcatttcattcaCATTAggtcccttttttttgcttcctgttattttttatggaGCATTTTTGacagaagaaattgaacaAGCATTCCCAACCATAAACCAACATTCAACaagccaaaaaagaacaaaagtaaaagaaagtagGAGGGAGCCTACAGCACACaggattcccatgttgtcttcaaccatagtactaaaTAACGAGACAGCCTGGTCTGAAATGATGTAGTTTCTCTTGTTATTTTAAAGTTGAAATAAAACGCCGCAGCCGTGATGTTCAAAGCTCAAGATTTTTCGTAGTAAAGCTTGCATAAATTGTACTATGATTTTATGTGGTTCAATCGAAGATTATAagctatttttattaaaccAAAACCGTCGGATTTTATTAATGACTGACTTTTTGGATTAATCTAACAATAATTAAAATTTCCGTACTTTAGAAATAAATTGCATTTTTCTatactttgtttatttttagtaATACTACGTGCAATAGTATTATTCTATTTACATATATTGTAGTAGAGCTATCGACGCTAATAAGTATAATCGTATAAGAGGCACATTTCGTGACAGTATTATATCTCAAATGCAACAATTACAGACGTGTGCGTAAGTCAAATCCTAGCCAAAACCCATTACTTTCTAGTTTTGGGGCCTGGTATTTGAAGCATGTTTAACCTcggaaaaataaatttcaattaCAATTGTAACTCTAAAGCGTCGTGAAAATGGAATTAacccaagaaaaagagtaaGTAGCACAGACTTACACCAGTATTGAGTAATCCGAGGAAATTAACAGTATAAACTTTTAggcttttaatttttctccTAAGAATGCAATATTATCGAACATCGCATAATCCGGTGGATGAAAAGGTAGTTGCTGCAGATATACCGAAAATCCAACAATTGAGAAAGTATCAGGATTTATTAGGGAAAAGCTATTCATTCACACAATTACCGTTAGAGAGTCCTCCGATTCTTGCTAGTGAATTTACCGcttccttggaaaaaacTTCAGGAAACAGGAAGAACGCACCGCGAAACTCCAAGGACGGTTCTCACAGCAATTCGAACTTTGAAGACTCGGATTATGCTATTTCAGATATTTCAGAGTTTTCGGATATGGTTGATCACGAGAATTCATGCATGTTTTCCTTCACCAAAGTTCCAATGCGAGGGAATACACATTCTGAGAGCGAGGATAATCTAAACCAGGCACAGAAAAATATCAGAAAAGGTATGGAAAGCCGCCTATCGAATGAAAAGACCattaaaccaaaaataaataatagtCAATCGGTTTCCCACTTTAGCAGCTTATCATCTGAATATGAACGGGTcttgaattcattttcagatGAGTCTTTACAAATTAGCGATGGAGAGATAGGTATATATTCTTAtcaaaattcaataaaaaatgagGAGGAGGAAGCTGGCTTTAgatcttttgaaaagtctcGGGAACAGGTCGATGATGATACGTTGAAAAAAGTACCAACTATTGTGAAACAGCCAGAGTCTGCATTGCGAAAGCTTTTTGAGAATGCAAATTCGTCAACTCAACAAAATCCTTTGGCGGATAACTTTGCTGGTTTTTCAGGACGTGCTGAACCAAATCCTTTGAAACTAAAAATATACTGCCCTTTCAGCGAGAATGCTTCCCAGCCAATGTATGTTGAGTTGCGACATAGTATATTAGTTTCCGAAGCAATAGGCTATATTCTCTTCCAGTATATTAGTCAAAGTATCATGCCGTTGATTGAAGACGAAGCACAGAATCCAAATTATTGGAACTTGCGTATCGTGGAAGATGATGGAGAGTTGGATGATGATTTTCCTGCTCTTGATCGTACCGGGCCCTTAGcgaaattttcttttgatgcaTTTGCCTTAGTAAAAGCTACCAATGCtcaaataaaagagaaCCAGGCTGCTTTTCCATTCGttacaacaaaaaaaaagttggcTCCTGTATCTGATGATGATCATTTGCATATACGCAATTTAAGCTCTACTTCAAATAATTCTCACAAAGTTGGTGAGAGTGATAAGGATATATTTAACTCCATGCATGTTGTACAAATCCGGTTGTATCCTTATGGAGAAAGTTCACGTTTTTGTAATGTTGaggtttcaaaaaatacacGTTTTGCTATGGTTTTAAATCAAGTTTGCTGGATGAAACAGCTGGAACGTTTCAAATACACTTTACGAATTGCGGATTCAAACGTTACTCTCCCTTTAGATAAAACCTTTCAATCAATTGATGGCTTCCCAACTCTAGAGttggtgaaaaagaaaatgagaGATAAGAAAGGACCGGGTCTTCCTGTAAGTACTCCCTCTCCAGAAGAGTCTACCTATAACTCTACTAAGAAAGATTATTTTCCGCCGGCATATAACGCTGCAGACATTATGTCCAGTAATACTTATCAAGAGTTTATTGTTTGGAAACGTCAGCCTGTCTCGTTTATGGGACGACATGAACGATTACTCGCTATTGACGGTGAATATATACACATAATGCCTTCAGAATCTCGAAATATTTTCGAAACGCCCAAGACTACTAGCATTCATGTCGGGTCAATAATTATTTGCAAACAATCGAAAAAATCACCATGTAATTTCAAATTGATTATATCGAGAAACCGAGAGACAAAAAGGTAAGAATCAACTTTTACATTCTAGCAACACTAACGCATTTTAGATACGATTTCGAGGTTTTATCATCACTGGAGGCCGCGGTTATTGTTAGCAGGGTTCGGACGCTAATGAGTGCTATAGCCAGGAACTATTAAAAGTCGGGTTTTCTATTCATAATAGAATTCATGGATATTTTTGGGAATTATGAGTAACAATCAAACATCTTCGAAGTCTGCATCGTCCTCATCATCGTCGACGTTTTCTTCGTTGTTATCATTGATAATGACATGTTGTTCTTTTGTATCATCGTTTATGTTAAGCGATTCAGAATTTTCTGTATGTAAGTAATTATAATTAGCCGTGGTATCTTccgtttttatttttttaggGTCATCATAATTGTTCTTATTTAGatcttcttgttttctttttacgtGATTAGTCGGAGAAGTAGACGGCAGACTTGGGACATCCTCAAATTCCTCGTCTTCGTCCTCATCATCGACAATATTAACACTAGGCTCCTGTTGTGTGTCTGTATGCTGTTTCTTAGCACGTAGACTTGCATAGTAAGCATCTAATGCAGACTTTTCAGTACtgaaatccttctttttgtcttcctcttcttccacCGTTTCTGAAGAATTGTTGCTATAGTTAGCATTTTTGGCTCCTACCCTAGTAATTCCACCAGAAATTGTAGACATTGCATGCCATTCAGGAACAGTATTTTGCAAAGCCGCAGCTTGTTTGTCCATGTTCTTGATCCGAACATCCTCTGCAGACTCTGCCCCTGTAGAAAAGTCAACAGTAATTGAGGGTGAAGAAGTAGCATTACGTAAATCTGCGCTGGATTTGGGAACGCTTTGAGAAGCAAAGGTTTGATTCTCTAC
This window harbors:
- the pro3 gene encoding delta-1-pyrroline-5-carboxylate reductase Pro3, which codes for MTGFCVLGCGTMGKALLTGIFDSIKEQDEQASKNISVPDKFYACVKFVQEAIEIEKLFAGDVGISVTDEENVQKAAASDVLLLSCKPQGAEDVLGAPGMKEALKGKLILSILAGKTIDSLKNLLDDSTRIIRIMPNTASRIRESMSVLCPAPNATEADVEFAEWAFNGIGRTMKLPEKLIDASTAMCGSGPAFVATMIEAMTDGGVMMGIPFAQAQELAAQTMVGTGQMVLQGQHPAKIRNDVSTPAGCTISGLLALEDGKIRSTIARGIEQATKTASGLGNN
- the mid2 gene encoding medial ring protein, anillin Mid2 codes for the protein MSVGAAQQSQHAKSYLADIHRALRIPSPIPSTDYEGSDYASSLVSLSRRNTRDLEKEHSNVSSVSASIDDTDVTEENDSFAYDQGRLSSSFNDIDISDTSGRDEKSPRSSINSLPGLNVTQNLVNLSDIHSRSNSKSSTASAHSSATQKSLTSTQCRSPFSNRSFDNLVIPKKNPARSMSNNMTNPSKELIREDSNAISDNALSSSPMNYNMESPIQHTHTPSDSSFSNSIVSSVSDIVGTGKPVSSIASFGFSDDSYSFQEVHTPHVSDEETTPQENRTDIYRSNSIDEEENPISSMESSMRSQECTLDDDNHLTLLPKVMSLPDPRFTNVLSAFDALTRKYLLRENSKVVHASSNEGFSPPSKRVVNSCFMPARDESIYSRYSLSTPNSQGRGRLYVRLEGIRNLTIPLASGVTTNFTYQVKGNKGTAPWQPLHTTTSIEKEYVFDESSDPSIVWTLRARYEPPKTRSRSGLGKVFSTSRRKSSVIDPVSEALHGYVLKDGTFGEISLDIDSISRSALGRCQSMMVPIINKWIVDPTVRDAKPSSRKIGDMMVHVFALPTLPVSPKELPSSIEAAMEDLKLAEWDRTLLCDGYLCQQGGDCPYWRRRYFQLIGSKLVAFQPFTKTRRATIELSEATHIVDDNHYSDEEELEGYLYFEAGFRIIFKNSDYIDFYAETVEEKEEWMSTLRQYLGQCARVRKNWTKTFLSLTV
- the sin1 gene encoding MAP kinase and TOR substrate adaptor Sin1, with the translated sequence MELTQEKELLIFLLRMQYYRTSHNPVDEKVVAADIPKIQQLRKYQDLLGKSYSFTQLPLESPPILASEFTASLEKTSGNRKNAPRNSKDGSHSNSNFEDSDYAISDISEFSDMVDHENSCMFSFTKVPMRGNTHSESEDNLNQAQKNIRKGMESRLSNEKTIKPKINNSQSVSHFSSLSSEYERVLNSFSDESLQISDGEIGIYSYQNSIKNEEEEAGFRSFEKSREQVDDDTLKKVPTIVKQPESALRKLFENANSSTQQNPLADNFAGFSGRAEPNPLKLKIYCPFSENASQPMYVELRHSILVSEAIGYILFQYISQSIMPLIEDEAQNPNYWNLRIVEDDGELDDDFPALDRTGPLAKFSFDAFALVKATNAQIKENQAAFPFVTTKKKLAPVSDDDHLHIRNLSSTSNNSHKVGESDKDIFNSMHVVQIRLYPYGESSRFCNVEVSKNTRFAMVLNQVCWMKQLERFKYTLRIADSNVTLPLDKTFQSIDGFPTLELVKKKMRDKKGPGLPVSTPSPEESTYNSTKKDYFPPAYNAADIMSSNTYQEFIVWKRQPVSFMGRHERLLAIDGEYIHIMPSESRNIFETPKTTSIHVGSIIICKQSKKSPCNFKLIISRNRETKRYDFEVLSSLEAAVIVSRVRTLMSAIARNY
- the rpb9 gene encoding DNA-directed RNA polymerase II complex TFIIS subunit Rpb9, with product MSNFQYCIECNNMLYPREDKVTRILRLACRNCDYSEVAASSKVYRHELMTSNVEGLHFSQDAATDYTLPRTEKECPRCHHHEAVFYQMHSRRGDSRMTLVYVCAGCGFAYEDQ
- the sdu1 gene encoding PPPDE peptidase family deubiquitinase/desumoylase Sdu1, which produces MEAYINVYDLMQNFPLSRVAWTLGLGIYHTGFVLEGKEYAYGAHAIPNATGVFVTVPKPPLEGCRWRCSIPLPPCKLTKFEIDEIITRLSKEFTGTSYSLLSQNCNHFTDAIAKALTNTTIPAFLNRLSKIGLTFPSITNAVLQLDFSKAPTQNSLERTNSTDSDEEVLVPPSAKLQQISFPKIPKVVVSPPTVNTDNLVTESRRY